One window of Brevibacterium pigmentatum genomic DNA carries:
- a CDS encoding LuxR family transcriptional regulator — MAEELTPASAAGAQVGGEIFGRRGELDLISQSLQCSQCSGILIEGEIGVGKTLLARTAFDAGNDGIWIRGDRVHQNTEFGVFGLLVDLDGDPSTLLGRIVSRLASARAPRAVFVDDAHLLDPRSQEILTDLASVGSIRLVAMSRSNPESGVIPFATLVEDRVLQHLVLGPLPREDYRSMVEHRLGHIVSQAVVDIVDFHSKRNPGKLLELLEYTARRSRFLLRRGVWILDGLDTDYDARARDYARIGLADHSPQETEALALVVLAGEVELETLLEAGLGEAADALVAAGELKIDAQRPHIYEAVENHTSDTIRYTTPTGRSREWFDFIDSCGDAPADWSQVIRAEWGMICGAEVSESRTIDAALIAARLGDWHRAMRLIAEVPTEKMSRHELLSVALLYCGCNKIPLGLDILAHAVRTACCAQLVVDALVVWMNRASASQSPALRLADFRTALNRLREEGDGHPGGGVDAAFGLDFLDRIAAVVAEERPITVVVFDGLTPESGATGSFQLLDTMLHATDMLDSGRTLEALALLESARADFSNEGTASLHLTMLQGRTLLQLGRIAEARELMTTLPTHDIAYLSARSGPIDLLWAQTNLLEGNLPGAMKALRAAIESLTYWNMGTQLAIALAEAEYAVSCVGTPAEADDLHARFDELPVTALYHEYRRALVLRTTARAIRTGEPKFEHELRRMLDEAEADGAAAIVVLIRLHLFLHFDEIAPQAMCEAAAHGTGREFDIVGRLGAALRDHDRAALTAMAEEYGASMPDLAGKCIALAARFGAGQDGGPGRQNTGLTAREKQISALIVAGRSNAEIALELGVRVRTVEGHTYRLFRKLGIERRDQVAEAMRDTEGRLRA, encoded by the coding sequence ATGGCTGAGGAACTGACCCCCGCATCGGCCGCGGGTGCTCAGGTCGGAGGTGAGATCTTCGGACGCAGGGGCGAACTCGACCTGATCAGTCAGTCACTACAGTGTTCGCAGTGCTCCGGCATCCTCATCGAAGGTGAGATCGGCGTCGGCAAGACGCTCCTCGCGAGAACGGCCTTCGACGCCGGGAACGACGGAATCTGGATCCGCGGGGACCGCGTGCACCAGAACACCGAGTTCGGGGTCTTCGGTCTGCTCGTCGACCTCGATGGCGACCCGTCCACGCTGCTGGGCCGCATCGTGTCCCGACTTGCCTCGGCGCGCGCCCCGAGAGCGGTCTTCGTCGATGATGCCCACCTGCTCGATCCCCGTTCGCAGGAGATCCTGACCGACTTGGCCAGCGTCGGCTCGATCAGGCTCGTCGCGATGTCGCGATCGAACCCCGAGAGCGGGGTCATACCGTTCGCAACCCTGGTCGAAGACCGTGTGCTCCAGCATCTCGTCCTCGGCCCCCTGCCGCGTGAGGACTATCGGTCGATGGTCGAACACCGCCTCGGCCACATCGTGTCCCAAGCCGTGGTCGACATCGTCGACTTCCATTCGAAGCGCAATCCGGGAAAGCTGCTCGAACTCCTCGAATACACCGCACGACGGTCACGCTTCCTCCTGCGCCGCGGAGTGTGGATCCTCGACGGACTCGACACCGACTACGATGCGCGCGCCCGCGACTATGCACGGATCGGTCTTGCCGACCATTCGCCGCAGGAGACCGAGGCCCTCGCGTTGGTCGTCCTCGCGGGGGAGGTGGAGCTGGAGACACTGCTCGAGGCGGGGCTCGGGGAAGCCGCGGATGCCCTCGTGGCCGCCGGCGAACTGAAGATCGACGCGCAGAGACCCCATATCTACGAGGCAGTGGAGAACCACACCTCGGACACGATCAGGTACACGACCCCAACCGGTCGGAGTCGAGAATGGTTCGACTTCATCGACTCCTGCGGAGACGCACCTGCGGACTGGTCGCAGGTGATCAGGGCCGAATGGGGAATGATCTGCGGAGCGGAAGTCAGTGAGTCGAGGACCATCGACGCCGCACTGATCGCCGCCCGCCTCGGAGACTGGCATCGGGCCATGCGTCTGATCGCGGAGGTTCCGACGGAGAAGATGAGCCGGCACGAGTTGCTCTCAGTCGCTCTGCTCTACTGCGGCTGCAATAAGATTCCCCTCGGACTCGACATCTTGGCCCACGCGGTCCGTACCGCATGCTGCGCACAGTTGGTCGTCGACGCGCTCGTGGTCTGGATGAACCGTGCTTCCGCATCCCAGTCTCCTGCCCTGCGACTTGCGGACTTCCGCACCGCTCTCAATCGGCTGCGCGAGGAAGGTGACGGACACCCGGGAGGGGGAGTGGACGCGGCGTTCGGGCTCGACTTCCTCGACCGGATCGCTGCCGTCGTGGCCGAAGAACGGCCGATCACCGTAGTCGTCTTCGACGGACTCACACCCGAGAGCGGGGCAACCGGCAGCTTCCAACTGCTTGACACGATGCTGCACGCCACCGACATGCTCGACTCGGGACGCACCTTGGAAGCCCTCGCGCTCCTCGAATCCGCTCGAGCTGATTTCAGCAATGAAGGCACAGCTTCACTTCACCTGACCATGCTGCAGGGCCGCACTCTTCTGCAGCTGGGACGAATCGCTGAGGCGAGAGAGCTGATGACGACACTGCCGACACATGACATCGCCTACCTGTCTGCTCGGTCCGGGCCGATCGACCTGCTGTGGGCTCAGACAAATCTGCTCGAGGGCAATCTGCCCGGGGCGATGAAGGCGCTGAGAGCAGCGATCGAATCGCTGACCTATTGGAACATGGGCACGCAGCTGGCCATCGCGTTGGCGGAGGCCGAATATGCGGTGTCATGTGTCGGAACCCCCGCCGAGGCCGACGACCTGCACGCCCGCTTCGACGAGCTGCCCGTCACCGCTCTCTACCACGAGTATCGTCGGGCACTCGTGCTCCGCACCACCGCACGAGCGATACGCACCGGAGAACCCAAGTTTGAGCACGAGCTGCGCCGGATGTTGGACGAAGCCGAAGCCGATGGGGCCGCGGCGATCGTCGTCCTCATCCGGCTGCACCTCTTCCTTCACTTCGACGAGATCGCACCCCAGGCGATGTGCGAGGCCGCCGCGCACGGAACCGGGCGTGAGTTCGACATCGTCGGCCGCCTCGGCGCTGCTCTGCGCGACCACGATCGTGCTGCGCTGACGGCCATGGCGGAGGAATACGGGGCGTCGATGCCCGACCTGGCGGGCAAGTGCATCGCCCTGGCTGCACGATTCGGAGCTGGTCAGGACGGTGGACCGGGCAGGCAGAACACGGGACTGACTGCCCGGGAGAAGCAGATCAGCGCGCTCATCGTCGCCGGCCGATCGAATGCGGAGATCGCTCTGGAACTGGGGGTGCGGGTGCGAACCGTCGAAGGACACACGTACCGGCTGTTCCGAAAACTCGGAATCGAGCGCAGAGATCAGGTCGCCGAGGCGATGCGGGATACCGAAGGACGACTGCGCGCCTGA
- a CDS encoding helix-turn-helix transcriptional regulator, with the protein MVDIAGMARSAQSLSASLTQQRTEVISFPVDAEAEASRHSWWASFEARLFDLQTLAQTSPGPAAPQLYELGAWAEEHGAHTLACLAWLEAGRLGHEWAIGSLSASAGRVDGALGRLLRAAAQAFSTDDLQALITAAREALLFGAVVLCAQLSGEARKRAVAAGDAAVTKEARILLSRSRRVLDFDADGERFQENLSELEHSIITGIVEGRTSAQIGEEVHLSARTVEWHLGRLYRRVHVANRQELREVVTEWLRN; encoded by the coding sequence ATGGTCGACATAGCGGGAATGGCCAGGTCGGCTCAGTCTCTGTCCGCTTCGCTGACGCAGCAGCGGACAGAGGTCATCTCGTTTCCTGTCGACGCGGAGGCCGAAGCCAGTCGGCATTCCTGGTGGGCGTCATTCGAAGCCAGGCTCTTCGATCTTCAGACGCTGGCGCAGACGTCGCCGGGGCCCGCTGCCCCGCAGCTGTATGAACTCGGGGCCTGGGCAGAAGAGCACGGTGCGCATACCCTTGCCTGCCTCGCCTGGCTCGAGGCCGGTCGGCTCGGACATGAATGGGCCATCGGCAGCTTGTCCGCGTCGGCCGGTAGGGTCGACGGCGCACTCGGACGCCTGCTGCGTGCCGCGGCTCAGGCCTTCAGCACCGACGATCTGCAGGCGCTCATCACCGCGGCTCGTGAGGCTCTGCTCTTCGGTGCAGTCGTGCTCTGTGCCCAGCTCTCCGGTGAGGCCCGAAAGCGCGCCGTCGCGGCAGGCGATGCCGCAGTCACGAAAGAAGCCCGGATCCTGCTGAGCCGGAGCCGGCGCGTGCTCGACTTCGACGCCGACGGCGAGCGGTTCCAGGAGAACCTGAGCGAACTCGAGCACTCGATCATCACAGGCATCGTCGAAGGTCGGACGAGCGCACAGATCGGAGAAGAGGTGCACCTGTCGGCCAGAACCGTCGAATGGCACCTCGGTCGTCTCTACCGCCGAGTGCATGTGGCCAATCGTCAGGAACTGCGAGAGGTGGTGACGGAATGGCTGAGGAACTGA
- a CDS encoding acyl-CoA dehydrogenase family protein: protein MDTLLNAEERDFAQQMRQFYRTEIPEELRLKVATGQELTKDDMVTSQRILNQHGYAVPNWPVEWGGQDWTPVQRHIWLEEMQLACVPQPLPFNVSMVGPVIATFGSQEIKERFLPATANIDIWWSQGFSEPNAGSDLASLKTTAVRKGDKYIVNGQKTWTTLGQYGDWIFNLVRTDPDVKKQAGISFLLIDMKTPGVTVRPIQLIDGGHEVNEIFFDNVEVPVENLVGEENKGWTYAKFLLGNERTGIARIGGSKVNLARAKAYAAVTKTARGTLLDDPLFSARLTKIEAELTALEMTQLRILSTQAAGSDKPDPRSSVLKLKGSQLQEDISELLVDVLGPQGLDFVSDRVQGQGLSDLPNGAVDALPAYFNTRKVTIYGGSSEVQRGIISKALLGL from the coding sequence ATGGACACACTACTGAATGCGGAAGAGCGCGATTTCGCGCAGCAGATGCGTCAGTTCTACCGCACGGAGATCCCTGAGGAACTCCGCCTCAAGGTCGCCACCGGCCAGGAGCTGACCAAGGACGACATGGTCACCTCGCAGCGGATCCTCAACCAGCACGGCTATGCCGTGCCGAACTGGCCGGTCGAATGGGGCGGCCAGGACTGGACCCCCGTGCAGCGTCACATCTGGCTCGAAGAGATGCAGCTGGCCTGCGTTCCGCAGCCGCTGCCGTTCAACGTCTCCATGGTCGGTCCTGTCATCGCCACCTTCGGTTCGCAGGAGATCAAGGAGCGCTTCCTGCCCGCCACCGCGAACATCGACATCTGGTGGTCGCAGGGATTCTCCGAGCCCAACGCCGGTTCGGACCTCGCCTCCCTCAAGACCACCGCGGTGCGCAAGGGCGACAAGTACATCGTCAACGGCCAGAAGACCTGGACGACCCTGGGCCAGTACGGCGACTGGATCTTCAACCTCGTGCGCACCGATCCGGATGTGAAGAAGCAGGCCGGCATCTCGTTCCTGCTCATCGACATGAAGACTCCCGGCGTCACCGTCCGTCCGATCCAGCTCATCGACGGCGGCCATGAGGTCAACGAAATCTTCTTCGACAATGTCGAGGTGCCCGTTGAGAACCTCGTCGGCGAAGAGAACAAGGGCTGGACGTACGCGAAGTTCCTCCTCGGCAACGAGCGCACCGGAATCGCCCGCATCGGCGGCTCGAAGGTCAACCTCGCCCGCGCCAAGGCCTATGCCGCGGTGACGAAGACCGCTCGCGGCACACTGCTCGACGATCCTCTGTTCTCCGCTCGTCTGACGAAGATCGAAGCCGAACTCACCGCGCTCGAGATGACCCAGCTGAGGATCCTCTCGACCCAGGCCGCCGGATCCGACAAGCCGGATCCGCGCTCCTCGGTGCTCAAGCTCAAGGGCTCGCAGCTGCAGGAGGACATCTCCGAACTCCTCGTCGACGTGCTCGGCCCGCAGGGCCTCGACTTCGTCTCCGACCGCGTACAGGGTCAGGGTCTGTCCGACCTGCCCAACGGCGCCGTCGATGCGCTGCCCGCCTACTTCAACACCCGCAAGGTCACCATCTACGGCGGTTCGTCAGAGGTGCAGCGCGGAATCATCTCGAAGGCACTGCTCGGTCTCTGA
- a CDS encoding acyl-CoA dehydrogenase family protein: MDLELNDIQQELASTLNKYLRTEYDIAKREEILRSEEGISREKWQAFAEMGLLGLAIPESYGGADMTFNEVAVVAEAFGRSLVLEPFLATAVLGANAVLLGGSEEQKQAILPGVAEGQTFLALAALEPGLRYAVDAPQTQVSGADGSFTLTGEKNNVLGGDVADHFVVTASQNGELGLYLVAADAEGLTRVAQRQADGLGSANLKLDGVAAQRLDAADANAVLSEVLDLGNAAIMAEAVGALEASLTMTAEYLKTREQFGAPIGANQALQHRAADVYAELEYARSMALYSRLAVTSEVPGAEKDRHRDVIAAKIIVDRAARNISQESIQMHGGIGMTMEYPIGHYAKRLTVMTRTFDDADSLTAELAELGGLIEPQAADLS; the protein is encoded by the coding sequence ATGGATCTTGAACTCAACGACATTCAGCAAGAACTCGCCAGCACACTGAACAAGTACCTGCGCACCGAGTACGACATCGCCAAGCGCGAAGAGATCCTTCGCAGCGAAGAGGGCATCTCCCGCGAGAAGTGGCAGGCGTTCGCCGAGATGGGACTGCTCGGTCTCGCAATCCCCGAGTCCTACGGCGGCGCGGACATGACCTTCAACGAGGTGGCCGTGGTCGCCGAGGCGTTCGGGCGCTCGCTCGTCCTCGAACCGTTCCTGGCGACTGCAGTCCTCGGCGCCAATGCCGTCCTGCTCGGCGGCAGCGAAGAGCAGAAGCAGGCCATCCTGCCTGGTGTGGCAGAGGGCCAGACCTTCCTCGCTCTCGCAGCGCTCGAGCCCGGACTGCGCTACGCCGTCGACGCCCCGCAGACTCAGGTCTCCGGTGCCGACGGCAGCTTCACCCTCACCGGTGAGAAGAACAACGTGCTCGGCGGAGACGTCGCCGACCACTTCGTCGTGACCGCTTCGCAGAACGGCGAACTGGGACTCTACCTCGTCGCCGCCGATGCCGAAGGTCTGACCCGAGTCGCTCAGCGCCAGGCCGATGGCTTGGGCAGCGCGAACCTCAAGCTCGACGGTGTCGCCGCTCAGCGCCTCGACGCCGCCGATGCCAACGCCGTCCTGTCCGAGGTCCTCGACCTGGGCAACGCTGCGATCATGGCCGAGGCCGTCGGTGCACTCGAAGCCTCGCTGACGATGACCGCCGAGTACCTGAAGACCCGTGAGCAGTTCGGTGCTCCGATCGGTGCGAACCAGGCTCTGCAGCACCGCGCCGCAGACGTCTACGCCGAGCTCGAGTACGCACGCAGCATGGCGCTGTACTCGCGTCTGGCCGTGACCTCCGAGGTCCCCGGGGCCGAGAAGGACCGCCACCGCGACGTCATCGCTGCGAAGATCATCGTCGACCGGGCAGCTCGCAACATCAGCCAGGAATCGATCCAGATGCACGGCGGAATCGGCATGACCATGGAATACCCCATCGGTCACTACGCCAAGCGCCTGACGGTCATGACCCGCACCTTCGACGACGCGGATTCGCTGACCGCGGAGCTCGCCGAACTGGGCGGACTCATCGAACCCCAGGCGGCCGACCTCAGCTGA
- a CDS encoding RNA methyltransferase, which yields MTESAEPQVGVGPWTGPWPVEEHFDPELLAEGDRRNVVDRYRYWKHDAIVADLDASRHDFHVGVENWQHDLNIGSVVRTANAFNAAAVHIVGKRRWNRRGAMVTDKYQHVIHHPSVDDLLSWCAENDVPLLGIDNFPDSVPLETYDLPKRCLLLFGQEGPGLSEEAHQASRDVLSIAQYGSTRSMNAAAAAAITMHSWIRRHVYDQPVN from the coding sequence GTGACCGAAAGCGCTGAACCGCAGGTGGGGGTCGGTCCGTGGACCGGCCCCTGGCCTGTGGAAGAGCACTTCGATCCGGAGCTGCTGGCTGAGGGTGATCGGCGCAATGTCGTCGATCGGTATCGGTATTGGAAGCACGATGCGATCGTGGCCGACCTCGATGCCTCGCGGCACGACTTCCATGTCGGAGTCGAGAACTGGCAGCACGACCTCAACATCGGTTCGGTCGTGCGCACCGCCAACGCGTTCAACGCCGCAGCCGTGCACATCGTCGGCAAACGCCGCTGGAACCGGCGCGGAGCGATGGTCACCGACAAGTACCAGCACGTCATCCACCATCCGAGCGTGGACGACCTGCTCAGCTGGTGCGCCGAGAACGACGTGCCGCTGCTGGGCATCGACAACTTCCCGGACTCCGTGCCTTTGGAAACCTACGACCTGCCCAAGCGCTGCCTGCTCCTGTTCGGCCAGGAAGGACCGGGGCTGAGTGAGGAAGCGCATCAGGCGAGCCGTGACGTGCTCTCGATCGCGCAATATGGTTCGACGAGGTCGATGAACGCCGCAGCCGCCGCCGCGATCACCATGCACTCCTGGATCCGCCGCCACGTGTACGACCAGCCCGTGAACTGA